The Fontisubflavum oceani genomic interval ACATGAAGGATCGAGCACTTTGGCCTATGGCCTCTACAATATCGATAATCTCGCCGCTTATGAGGCCTATCGCGCCCGCCTGGCCGCCGACCCACTTGGCCAAGAGAATTATGCCTTTGCTCAGAAAGAGAAATTCCTCTTGCGTGAGGATCGGACCTGGTTGAAACGGGTGTCTGACACTGATGGAGACCGCCGATGATCGCCGTGATATTTGAGCTGTGGCCGAAAGCGGATCACCGCGACGCCTATCTGGACATCGCGGCGCGGATCAAGCCGGAGCTCGAGGCGCTGCCCGGATTTATCTCGGTCGAGCGGTTCGAAAGCCTGACCGAGCCCGGAAAACTGCTATCGCTTTCGTTTTTCGAAGATGAGCGCGCATTGGAGAGCTGGCGGAATCTACCTAATCATCGGGGGGCACAGACATCCGGCCGGGATCAGCTCTTTGCCGACTATC includes:
- a CDS encoding NIPSNAP family protein; amino-acid sequence: MLTCIIRYHIDPTKRDQFTQYARNWGKAIPRCGADLIGYFAPHEGSSTLAYGLYNIDNLAAYEAYRARLAADPLGQENYAFAQKEKFLLREDRTWLKRVSDTDGDRR
- a CDS encoding antibiotic biosynthesis monooxygenase family protein, translated to MIAVIFELWPKADHRDAYLDIAARIKPELEALPGFISVERFESLTEPGKLLSLSFFEDERALESWRNLPNHRGAQTSGRDQLFADYRLRVAGVIRDYGMFDRTQAPDDSVAIHDTPDNGQGA